In the genome of Flavobacteriaceae bacterium YJPT1-3, the window ACCATCAAAAAATCCCTGCCATCGCAGGGATTTTTTTAGTGCAGCGCTTGGTCATCTCGACAGACCTTGAAGGGGAAAACAGCTCTCCGGTGCATTAGCAAAACTATGCCCTGTGTTGAGACTTCTCGCTTTGCTCGAAGTGACGAATTATTTTGTACTTCAAACGGATCCTCCAAGATTGTAATCTACAGTCCTATTGAACTGCCTTCAAGGCATCTATATTTCCGTATCCATAATCACTGCTTTTGTTGGGGTAAAAGGCGGCGGCTTGTCTCAATTTACTCAAGACCTGATCTCGTGACCAACTGGGGTACCTGGCCCAAACTAAGGCGGCAATACCAGCCGTAGTGGCCGTTGCCACAGACGAACCACCTACATATTGACGATTTCCACTGTAAAAGCCGGCCACTGGCGCTGTACGATCTCCATCTCCCTCCCGCTGCATCACGACGGTAAAATCGATCTTACTTCCACTGTGACAGACATCACAACGGTCATACCGTCCGTTATCGGTGATTCCGGTAACCGCTACAGTTTCGCTCATACTGGCCGGGAAAATGACCCCATACCAATTGGTGATACTGGTAGACGTACCTCCTGCAGCAAAGATCAATTTACCCCGACTATGGGCATAACGTACGGCATCTTTCACATTGCCAATACTCCAGGGATAGCCAATAGACATGCTGATGATTTTCACATCACTACGGTTGGCCAACGCTTTTAGCGCGTTAGATACCCCTTTACGCTCGTGATAATCATCCAGCACCACATCTTCCGTGCCGCGGTAGGAGACCAGATTACTGTTATAGGCTACCCCCACCGGTAGATTGTCATTGTTGCGCGGACTCGTCATGGTACTCGCCATACTCGTACCATGGCCGCACTTATCATGTGGTCCGTCAAGATTGTTAGACCACCACCAGGAAGAATCGATAAAGGTGCCGTACCGCTGAACCGTTCTGTTGCTGCTGTATCC includes:
- a CDS encoding S8/S53 family peptidase — translated: MKKLLMCSIALTMLLFSCSKEEIVTPQSEAVPELEDAFQKVLSIEEINTYIDEQFQTTGSFDWTQATNQVLYSAVYHGNKILTVGYGSKGASFEKAGDQESPRAKQEVLQLIQETEGTVEKSERFYEDDILNYMDVEVNSLQTIEQLRGRDDIIRYLEPNGYSFYQRGASYDVPLPKSSKGCNKDNQTIAAPDYRNVAPGAQVSWTFDQHNITQAWNYSTGAGVTVGVIDTGISSSQYLLSNAGFNDGYSSNRTVQRYGTFIDSSWWWSNNLDGPHDKCGHGTSMASTMTSPRNNDNLPVGVAYNSNLVSYRGTEDVVLDDYHERKGVSNALKALANRSDVKIISMSIGYPWSIGNVKDAVRYAHSRGKLIFAAGGTSTSITNWYGVIFPASMSETVAVTGITDNGRYDRCDVCHSGSKIDFTVVMQREGDGDRTAPVAGFYSGNRQYVGGSSVATATTAGIAALVWARYPSWSRDQVLSKLRQAAAFYPNKSSDYGYGNIDALKAVQ